A stretch of Myxococcus hansupus DNA encodes these proteins:
- the ftsL gene encoding cell division protein FtsL translates to MSKVHSRVSALRSSVTVGGVLLHLLPAVCLFALFVAVGILHVTSRVLVVDMGYRLSREEAESRVLTRENDRLKLELATLKAPGRLERVAREQLNMAMPRGGAVVSLSVEKPARGNGARAETVDPAAQPSTRVAGRAGAGR, encoded by the coding sequence ATGAGCAAGGTGCACTCCCGGGTGTCGGCGTTGCGTTCTTCCGTGACGGTGGGCGGCGTGCTGCTGCACCTGCTGCCGGCCGTGTGCCTCTTCGCCCTCTTCGTGGCGGTGGGCATCCTCCACGTCACCAGCCGCGTGCTGGTGGTGGACATGGGCTACCGCCTGTCGCGCGAGGAGGCGGAGAGCCGCGTCCTCACGCGGGAGAACGACCGGCTCAAGCTGGAGCTGGCCACGCTCAAGGCGCCGGGCCGGCTGGAGCGCGTGGCCCGTGAGCAGTTGAACATGGCCATGCCGCGCGGCGGCGCGGTGGTGTCGCTGTCGGTGGAGAAGCCGGCGCGTGGCAACGGCGCGCGCGCGGAGACGGTGGACCCCGCCGCCCAGCCCAGCACCCGCGTGGCGGGCCGTGCCGGAGCGGGTCGGTGA
- a CDS encoding penicillin-binding protein, which translates to MRDFKAARAPEPNAKWLKLRVKLLFGLFLMLLGVAFGRAVQLQVFEQEKLRGLAQDQYVRHIEIPARRGDIFDRRGAPLAQSVEVDSIWVDPSMLPDVKAASRALSKALKLDADELHARLSRAKRFAWVKRQAKPAEVAAVKALELPGMGFSKEPKRFYPQRELGAHVVGTVGMDGRGLEGLELAFQDELSGQNSSTSGFRDAKGRKLLVQGALDPLQRQGAAVTLTLDRHLQYVAEKSLSRAVEDAKAVAGMAVVLDPRTGELLAVANHPRFNPNTPESSSRTSMRNRAALDTFEPGSTLKSFVVAAALEEKAITADSLFFCENGAWRVGRHTINDTHSYGWLTPQGILQVSSNICMAKIAQTMGREKFVKGYHAFGFAERTGLSLPGEGRGVIPFPKAEVSLATQSFGQGMTATAVQIAAAYGALANDGVLMRPYLVSKVVDPDGVVLLENRPTELRRVVSTKVARQVVGMLESVVVKGGTATKAAMEDYRVAGKTGTAQKADPVARGYSDKRIASFVGVVPAESPRAVILVVVDEPKTDVYGGSVAAPAFKEIATAAMAHLAVPPSRTVAPEVAVAAVSSAPAAAKPGAKASGAARTALADAVTETPEPGTVRVPDLQGEVGREAVVKLLAAALEPQVLGSGRVVSQTPAAGSLVEKGARVTLELAARQ; encoded by the coding sequence GTGAGGGACTTCAAGGCGGCGCGGGCTCCCGAGCCCAACGCGAAATGGCTGAAGCTGCGGGTCAAGCTGCTGTTCGGGCTGTTCCTCATGCTTCTGGGCGTCGCCTTTGGCCGTGCGGTGCAGCTCCAGGTCTTCGAGCAGGAGAAGCTGCGCGGCCTGGCGCAGGACCAGTACGTCCGGCACATCGAGATTCCGGCCCGCCGCGGCGACATCTTCGACCGTCGCGGCGCGCCGCTGGCCCAGAGCGTGGAGGTGGACTCCATCTGGGTGGACCCCTCCATGCTGCCGGACGTGAAGGCCGCGTCCCGTGCGCTGTCCAAGGCGCTGAAGCTGGACGCGGATGAGCTGCACGCGCGCCTGTCGCGGGCCAAGCGCTTCGCCTGGGTGAAGCGCCAGGCCAAGCCCGCCGAGGTCGCCGCCGTGAAGGCGCTGGAGCTGCCCGGCATGGGCTTCTCCAAGGAGCCCAAGCGCTTCTACCCGCAGCGGGAGCTGGGCGCGCACGTGGTGGGCACGGTGGGCATGGACGGCCGCGGCCTGGAGGGCCTGGAGCTGGCCTTCCAGGACGAGCTGTCCGGACAGAACTCGAGCACCTCCGGCTTCCGCGACGCCAAGGGCCGCAAGCTGCTGGTGCAGGGCGCGTTGGATCCACTCCAGCGTCAGGGCGCCGCCGTCACGCTGACGTTGGACCGGCACCTCCAGTACGTCGCGGAGAAGTCGCTCAGCCGCGCGGTGGAGGACGCCAAGGCCGTGGCCGGCATGGCGGTGGTGTTGGATCCGCGCACGGGCGAGCTGCTCGCCGTGGCCAACCACCCGCGCTTCAACCCGAACACGCCGGAGTCCAGCTCGCGCACGAGCATGCGCAACCGCGCCGCCCTGGACACCTTCGAGCCCGGCTCCACGCTGAAGTCCTTCGTCGTGGCCGCGGCCCTGGAAGAGAAGGCCATCACCGCCGACAGCCTGTTCTTCTGTGAGAACGGCGCCTGGCGCGTGGGCCGCCACACCATCAACGACACCCACTCCTACGGCTGGCTCACCCCGCAGGGCATCCTCCAGGTGTCCTCCAACATCTGCATGGCGAAGATTGCCCAGACGATGGGGCGCGAGAAGTTCGTGAAGGGCTACCATGCCTTCGGCTTCGCCGAGCGCACGGGCCTCTCCCTGCCGGGCGAGGGGCGGGGCGTCATCCCGTTTCCGAAAGCGGAAGTCTCCCTGGCCACCCAGTCCTTCGGCCAGGGTATGACGGCCACCGCGGTACAGATTGCGGCCGCCTATGGTGCGCTGGCGAACGATGGGGTGCTGATGCGGCCCTATCTGGTGTCGAAGGTGGTGGACCCTGACGGGGTCGTTCTGCTGGAAAACCGTCCCACGGAGCTGCGAAGGGTGGTGTCCACGAAGGTCGCCCGGCAGGTCGTGGGCATGCTCGAAAGCGTGGTGGTCAAGGGAGGGACGGCCACCAAGGCCGCCATGGAGGACTACCGGGTGGCTGGCAAGACGGGCACCGCGCAGAAGGCGGATCCGGTGGCGCGGGGGTATTCGGACAAGCGGATCGCCTCCTTTGTTGGCGTGGTACCGGCCGAGTCTCCTCGCGCCGTGATTCTTGTCGTAGTGGACGAACCGAAGACGGACGTATACGGGGGGTCCGTGGCTGCCCCTGCTTTCAAGGAGATTGCGACCGCCGCCATGGCTCACCTGGCCGTGCCCCCGTCCCGGACGGTGGCACCCGAGGTGGCCGTGGCCGCCGTGTCTTCCGCGCCTGCCGCGGCGAAGCCGGGGGCCAAGGCCTCCGGAGCCGCCCGGACGGCGCTGGCGGACGCGGTGACGGAGACCCCTGAACCCGGCACGGTACGTGTGCCGGACCTTCAGGGTGAAGTAGGCCGTGAGGCCGTGGTGAAGCTGCTCGCCGCGGCGCTAGAGCCACAGGTGTTGGGCAGTGGACGCGTGGTATCTCAAACCCCCGCCGCCGGTTCACTGGTGGAGAAGGGGGCCCGGGTGACGCTGGAGCTCGCCGCGCGGCAATAA
- a CDS encoding UDP-N-acetylmuramoyl-L-alanyl-D-glutamate--2,6-diaminopimelate ligase: MKLTDVLAGCGAEQTSGGRSAVDVTGVTQDSRRVKPGDLFVAIPGTKEDGAQFIGEAVSRGAVAVVSEKPVPSSQVPFFKVGSARKALALIAANFHGRPADQLTLLALTGTNGKTTTSYLLEAISSATYASTGVIGTLGYKFAGKTVECANTTPDPLELHRILREMVDAGVETVVMEVSSHALAQERVHGLTFKAAGFSNLSRDHLDYHKDMEDYFQSKRKLFAENLSATGVAVVNGDDTYASRIYNEQRGQKRMAWKFSRQGSGEISAADVSYSLQGIKGVLKTPAGDIPLKSKLLGPHNLENILLAVGMALGAGFARRDVQEGVERMMPVAGRMERVENYGPSGAPAVLVDYAHTDDALKRSIEAARSLAKGRVIAVFGCGGDRDKGKRPLMGAVAGEGADLAVITSDNPRTEDPEEIISQVSAGIEKSGLRRISAGKAKSGEKGYLVDADRRAAIEQAIGLASADDVVLIAGKGHETYQHVGAEKLAFDDRQVAAKALANRIAG; the protein is encoded by the coding sequence ATGAAGCTGACGGATGTCCTCGCAGGATGTGGTGCCGAGCAGACCTCGGGCGGCCGTTCCGCGGTTGACGTCACCGGTGTGACGCAGGACTCGCGCCGCGTGAAGCCGGGAGACCTGTTCGTCGCCATTCCTGGCACGAAGGAGGATGGGGCCCAGTTCATCGGTGAGGCCGTGTCCCGTGGCGCCGTGGCGGTGGTGTCGGAGAAGCCGGTGCCGTCCTCGCAGGTGCCCTTCTTCAAGGTGGGCAGCGCTCGGAAGGCGCTGGCGCTCATCGCGGCCAATTTCCATGGCCGCCCGGCGGACCAGTTGACGTTGCTGGCCCTCACCGGAACGAACGGGAAGACCACCACCAGCTACCTGCTGGAGGCGATCAGTTCCGCGACGTATGCGTCCACGGGTGTCATCGGGACGCTGGGCTACAAGTTCGCCGGGAAGACGGTGGAGTGCGCGAACACGACGCCGGACCCGCTGGAACTGCACCGCATCCTCCGGGAGATGGTGGACGCGGGGGTGGAGACGGTCGTCATGGAGGTGTCCAGCCATGCGCTCGCGCAGGAGCGCGTGCACGGGCTGACCTTCAAGGCGGCGGGCTTCTCCAACTTGAGCCGTGACCACCTCGACTACCACAAGGACATGGAGGACTACTTCCAGTCCAAGCGGAAGCTGTTCGCGGAGAACCTGTCCGCCACGGGCGTGGCGGTGGTGAACGGTGACGACACCTACGCCAGCCGCATCTACAACGAGCAGCGCGGCCAGAAGCGCATGGCGTGGAAGTTCAGCCGTCAGGGCTCCGGGGAGATCTCCGCGGCTGACGTGAGCTACTCGCTCCAGGGCATCAAGGGCGTGCTGAAGACGCCCGCGGGTGACATCCCGCTCAAGAGCAAGCTCTTGGGGCCCCACAACCTGGAGAACATCCTCCTGGCGGTGGGCATGGCCCTGGGCGCGGGCTTCGCGCGGCGCGACGTGCAGGAAGGCGTCGAGCGGATGATGCCGGTCGCCGGCCGCATGGAGCGCGTGGAGAACTACGGTCCGTCCGGCGCCCCCGCGGTGCTGGTGGACTACGCGCACACGGATGACGCGCTCAAGCGCTCCATCGAGGCGGCGCGCTCGCTGGCCAAGGGCCGCGTCATCGCGGTGTTCGGCTGCGGCGGGGACCGTGACAAGGGCAAGCGTCCGCTGATGGGCGCGGTGGCCGGTGAGGGCGCCGACCTGGCCGTCATCACCAGCGACAACCCCCGCACCGAGGACCCGGAGGAGATCATCTCCCAGGTGTCCGCGGGCATCGAGAAGAGCGGCCTGCGCCGCATCTCCGCCGGCAAGGCGAAGAGCGGTGAGAAGGGCTACCTGGTCGACGCGGATCGCCGCGCGGCCATCGAGCAGGCCATTGGCCTGGCGTCCGCGGACGACGTCGTCCTCATCGCGGGCAAGGGCCACGAGACGTACCAGCACGTCGGGGCGGAGAAGCTCGCCTTCGACGACCGGCAGGTGGCCGCGAAGGCGCTGGCCAACCGCATCGCTGGCTGA
- a CDS encoding UDP-N-acetylmuramoyl-tripeptide--D-alanyl-D-alanine ligase produces the protein MAASFSDEEVVQATGATRRGGPAPAAYATVCTDTRALTPGCLFVALVGERFDAHAFVDVAAKGGAAGAVVARGRPLPALPEGWVLYEVEDTLRALGALGRHHRQRFRIPVCAVGGSNGKTTTKEMVAAILDTRGPALKTEGNLNNEIGVPLTLFRLEPRHVAAVIEVGMNQPGEIERLARVVLPDAGVITVVQPEHLEGLGSIEGVAAAEGELFQEMGHGTTIVVNVDDALIPAQAERSGAQRLTFGRAEHADVRLADVRTLGREGMVATVRHLGREWPVRLHFVGPHNAQNATAAFAVALALGYTPEECVRGLESARPYSRRLNVVDGQHGVTVIDDCYNANPASMDAALETLGTLVSAGGRAVVVLGDMLELGPGELEEHARLGGQVPSHATLAAFFGPRSVKSWESASMGDSAAHFTEVEPLMAWLSPRLREGDVVLVKGSRGMRLERVVAALTGSAVPGGNH, from the coding sequence ATGGCAGCTTCCTTCAGCGACGAAGAGGTGGTGCAGGCGACCGGGGCGACCCGGCGTGGCGGCCCGGCCCCGGCCGCCTACGCTACCGTCTGTACCGACACCCGGGCACTCACCCCCGGGTGCCTGTTCGTGGCCTTGGTGGGTGAGCGCTTCGACGCCCACGCTTTCGTGGACGTCGCGGCGAAGGGCGGGGCGGCTGGCGCGGTGGTGGCACGCGGGCGGCCCTTGCCCGCGTTGCCCGAAGGGTGGGTCCTCTATGAAGTGGAGGACACCCTGCGGGCGCTGGGCGCGCTGGGGCGGCACCACCGTCAGCGCTTCCGGATTCCGGTGTGCGCGGTGGGCGGCTCCAACGGGAAGACGACCACCAAGGAGATGGTGGCCGCCATCCTGGACACGCGCGGGCCGGCGCTGAAGACCGAGGGCAACCTCAACAACGAGATTGGCGTCCCGCTGACGCTCTTCCGGCTGGAGCCGCGCCACGTCGCGGCGGTCATCGAAGTGGGGATGAACCAGCCGGGGGAAATCGAGCGGCTCGCGCGCGTCGTCCTGCCGGATGCCGGTGTCATCACCGTGGTCCAGCCCGAGCATCTGGAAGGGCTGGGCAGCATCGAGGGCGTGGCGGCGGCGGAGGGCGAGCTGTTCCAGGAGATGGGCCACGGCACCACCATCGTGGTGAACGTGGATGACGCGCTCATCCCCGCGCAGGCGGAGCGCAGCGGCGCGCAGCGGCTGACGTTCGGCCGGGCCGAGCACGCCGACGTGCGCCTGGCGGACGTGAGGACGCTGGGCCGCGAGGGCATGGTGGCCACGGTGCGGCACCTGGGCCGCGAGTGGCCGGTGCGGCTGCACTTCGTGGGTCCGCACAACGCGCAGAACGCGACCGCGGCCTTCGCGGTGGCGCTGGCGCTGGGTTACACGCCGGAGGAGTGCGTGCGGGGCCTGGAGTCGGCCCGGCCGTACTCACGGCGCCTCAACGTGGTGGACGGGCAGCACGGCGTGACGGTCATCGACGACTGTTACAACGCGAACCCGGCCTCCATGGACGCCGCGCTGGAGACGCTGGGCACGTTGGTGTCCGCGGGTGGCCGGGCGGTGGTGGTGCTGGGGGACATGCTGGAGCTGGGACCGGGCGAGCTCGAGGAGCACGCGCGCCTGGGCGGCCAGGTGCCCTCGCACGCGACGCTGGCGGCATTTTTCGGACCCCGCTCCGTGAAGAGCTGGGAGTCCGCTTCCATGGGTGATTCCGCCGCCCACTTCACCGAGGTGGAGCCGCTGATGGCGTGGTTGTCGCCGCGGCTTCGCGAAGGGGACGTGGTGCTGGTGAAGGGCAGCCGCGGCATGCGGCTGGAGCGGGTGGTGGCCGCCCTGACGGGCTCGGCCGTCCCCGGAGGAAACCACTAG
- the mraY gene encoding phospho-N-acetylmuramoyl-pentapeptide-transferase, whose translation MLYLLYEVIQNTEAGRVLNFLRYPTFRIIAAGVFALLLGMLIGPKLIARLRLKQHGQSNVREDTPDSHQKKKGTPTMGGALILLCIAAGTLLFADLKSRAVWVMLLLTLGYGFIGFLDDWLKLSKRNSKGLAGRKKMVLQTFFFLVAVFGLLTTWTLPDGSFGPTLLINTKLTLPFIPTRWFNPDLGWFYVFFAWIVVVGTSNAVNLTDGLDGLAIVPTIVSAITFAVLCYVAGTTLSIADSEVVGGVSKLVATPLYQYLGVLQVPGGAELAVFCAAIVGAGISFLWFNTYPASVFMGDIGSLALGGALGGLAMLSKNEVVSAIIHGIFFAEILSVMIQVTSFKMTGKRVFKMAPVHHHFELKGMAEPKIIVRFWIVSILCGGVALLSLKLR comes from the coding sequence GTGCTGTACCTCCTCTACGAGGTCATCCAGAACACGGAAGCGGGGCGCGTACTCAACTTCCTGCGCTACCCCACCTTCCGCATCATCGCCGCGGGCGTCTTCGCGCTGCTGCTCGGCATGCTCATCGGGCCCAAGCTCATCGCCCGGCTGCGGCTGAAGCAGCACGGGCAGAGCAACGTGCGCGAGGACACGCCGGATTCGCACCAGAAGAAGAAGGGCACGCCCACCATGGGTGGCGCGCTCATCCTCTTGTGCATCGCGGCGGGCACGCTGCTGTTCGCGGACCTGAAGAGCCGCGCGGTGTGGGTGATGCTGCTGCTCACGCTGGGCTACGGCTTCATCGGCTTCCTGGATGACTGGCTCAAGCTGTCCAAGCGCAACTCCAAGGGCCTGGCCGGGCGCAAGAAGATGGTGCTGCAGACCTTCTTCTTCCTGGTCGCCGTGTTCGGCCTGCTGACGACGTGGACGCTGCCGGATGGTTCCTTCGGCCCCACGCTGCTCATCAACACCAAGCTGACGCTGCCGTTCATCCCCACGCGCTGGTTCAACCCGGACCTGGGCTGGTTCTACGTCTTCTTCGCGTGGATTGTCGTCGTCGGCACGTCCAACGCGGTGAACCTCACGGACGGCCTGGACGGTCTGGCCATCGTCCCCACCATCGTGTCCGCCATCACCTTCGCGGTGCTCTGCTACGTGGCGGGCACCACGCTGAGCATCGCGGACTCCGAAGTGGTGGGCGGCGTGTCGAAGCTGGTGGCCACGCCGCTGTACCAGTACCTGGGCGTGCTCCAGGTGCCGGGCGGCGCGGAGCTGGCGGTGTTCTGCGCGGCCATCGTCGGCGCGGGCATCTCGTTCCTGTGGTTCAACACCTACCCGGCCTCCGTCTTCATGGGCGACATCGGCTCGCTGGCCCTGGGCGGCGCACTGGGCGGGCTGGCGATGTTGTCCAAGAACGAGGTCGTCTCCGCCATCATCCACGGCATCTTCTTCGCCGAAATCCTGAGCGTGATGATTCAGGTCACGTCCTTCAAGATGACGGGCAAGCGCGTCTTCAAGATGGCGCCGGTGCACCATCACTTCGAGCTCAAAGGAATGGCGGAGCCGAAGATCATCGTCCGTTTCTGGATCGTCTCCATCCTCTGTGGTGGCGTGGCGCTCCTGTCCCTGAAGCTGCGCTGA
- the murD gene encoding UDP-N-acetylmuramoyl-L-alanine--D-glutamate ligase, translating to MTLALSGQKVLVFGLAKSGVAALRLLRQQGADVTALDARSDDALGAVGHEVKALGATLVSGPTPPGLLASQDLVVVSPGVPLALPEIQAARAAGVAVWGEVELAGRLLSSVPLFGITGTNGKSTTTALTGTLFSTGGKRTFVGGNLGRPFSEAAMAPEDWDALVVELSSYQLEGIRALRPRGAAILNLTPDHIDRYPSHAAYGEAKARIFQSQQAGDFAVVNADDADVLGLARAAKAPVYGFSLTGTPVADAPKLAGLAVAEPGGFRLAFLGEHYTLTNRALRGAHNAQNAMAAALLARLGGVASGAVQAGLDGYPGLPHRLESVRMLDGVEWVNDSKATNVDSVLVALRAFAGGVWLIAGGKGKGAPYAPMVDAGRGKVNGVLTIGDDADTLAQAYAGAAQVHACGTLDRAVAKARELTRPGDTVLLSPACASFDQFKNFEDRGESFKRLVEAL from the coding sequence ATGACGTTGGCGCTGTCCGGTCAGAAGGTGCTGGTGTTCGGGCTCGCGAAGAGCGGAGTGGCCGCGCTGCGCCTGCTGCGTCAGCAGGGCGCGGACGTCACGGCGCTGGATGCGCGCTCCGACGACGCGCTGGGCGCGGTGGGGCACGAGGTGAAGGCCCTGGGCGCCACGTTGGTGTCCGGCCCGACGCCGCCGGGGCTGCTCGCCTCGCAAGATTTGGTGGTGGTGAGCCCGGGCGTGCCGCTGGCGCTGCCGGAAATCCAGGCCGCGCGCGCGGCGGGCGTGGCCGTCTGGGGCGAGGTGGAGCTGGCGGGCCGCCTGCTGTCCAGCGTGCCGCTGTTCGGCATCACCGGCACCAACGGCAAGAGCACCACCACGGCGCTCACGGGCACGCTGTTCTCCACGGGCGGCAAGCGCACCTTCGTGGGTGGAAACCTGGGCCGCCCCTTCAGTGAAGCGGCCATGGCCCCGGAGGACTGGGACGCGCTGGTGGTGGAGCTGTCCAGCTACCAACTGGAAGGCATCCGCGCGCTGCGCCCTCGCGGCGCGGCCATCCTCAACCTGACGCCGGACCACATCGACCGGTACCCCAGCCACGCCGCGTACGGCGAGGCGAAGGCGCGCATCTTCCAGAGTCAGCAGGCCGGGGACTTCGCGGTGGTGAACGCGGACGACGCGGACGTGCTGGGCCTGGCGCGCGCGGCGAAGGCGCCGGTGTACGGCTTCAGCCTCACGGGCACGCCGGTGGCGGACGCCCCGAAGCTCGCGGGGCTGGCGGTGGCGGAGCCGGGCGGCTTCCGGCTGGCGTTCCTGGGCGAGCACTACACCCTGACGAACCGCGCGCTGCGCGGGGCCCACAACGCGCAGAACGCGATGGCGGCGGCGCTGCTGGCGCGCCTGGGCGGCGTGGCCTCGGGCGCGGTGCAGGCGGGGCTGGATGGCTACCCGGGCCTGCCGCACCGGCTGGAGAGCGTGCGCATGCTGGACGGCGTCGAGTGGGTGAACGACTCGAAGGCCACCAACGTGGACTCGGTGCTGGTGGCCCTGCGCGCGTTCGCGGGCGGCGTGTGGCTGATTGCCGGCGGCAAGGGCAAGGGCGCGCCGTACGCGCCCATGGTGGACGCGGGGCGGGGGAAGGTGAACGGCGTGCTCACCATTGGCGACGACGCGGACACGCTGGCCCAGGCCTACGCGGGCGCGGCGCAGGTCCACGCGTGCGGCACCCTGGACCGGGCCGTGGCGAAGGCGCGGGAGCTGACGCGTCCCGGGGACACGGTGCTGCTGTCGCCCGCGTGCGCGTCCTTCGACCAGTTCAAGAACTTCGAGGACCGGGGCGAGTCGTTCAAGCGCCTGGTGGAGGCGCTGTGA
- the ftsW gene encoding putative lipid II flippase FtsW has product MKSSSPPSPSTALVRFDPVLLCAVLGLVSFGLVMVYSASAVLAQDKLGDSLYFLKRQLVAAGLGLGAMAMAMKVGWRRLARWAYPLLLAAIVLLVLVNIPGIGSTAGGARRWIRLPGFGLQPAEVAKFAWVVYLSYSLAKKREKVAKFSVGFVPHLALCGILVLLCMMQPDFGSSVLLVFMLFVLLFAAGAKLSYLVGMVLLALPLAYVAIASSPYRMKRILAFMDPWAHRHDVGYQVAESLMSIGSGGVAGLGLGDGRQKLFFLPEAHTDFIFSIIAEETGLIGVGILVVLYGVVLWRGVRASLAAGETFGTYLGLGISSIIAFQAAVNMCVAMGLLPTKGLTLPFVSYGGSSLVVLMGAAGVLLSLSANTQGAARPSRVGTDMREVAA; this is encoded by the coding sequence ATGAAGAGCTCTTCTCCTCCTTCTCCGTCCACCGCCCTCGTGCGCTTCGACCCGGTGCTGCTGTGCGCGGTGCTGGGGCTCGTGAGCTTCGGGTTGGTGATGGTGTACTCCGCCAGCGCGGTGCTGGCGCAGGACAAGCTGGGCGACAGCCTGTACTTCCTCAAGCGCCAGCTCGTCGCCGCGGGCCTGGGCCTGGGCGCCATGGCCATGGCGATGAAGGTCGGCTGGCGCCGGCTGGCGCGCTGGGCCTACCCGCTGCTGCTGGCGGCCATCGTCCTGCTGGTGCTGGTGAACATCCCGGGCATCGGCAGCACGGCGGGTGGCGCGCGGCGGTGGATTCGCCTGCCGGGCTTCGGCCTGCAGCCCGCGGAGGTGGCGAAGTTCGCGTGGGTCGTCTACCTGTCCTACTCGCTGGCGAAGAAGCGGGAGAAGGTGGCGAAGTTCTCCGTCGGCTTCGTGCCGCACCTGGCCCTGTGCGGCATCCTGGTGTTGCTTTGCATGATGCAGCCGGACTTCGGCAGCAGCGTGCTGCTGGTGTTCATGCTCTTCGTGCTGCTGTTCGCGGCCGGCGCGAAGCTGAGCTACCTGGTGGGCATGGTGTTGCTGGCGCTGCCCCTGGCCTACGTGGCGATTGCGTCCAGCCCGTACCGCATGAAGCGCATCCTCGCGTTCATGGACCCGTGGGCCCACCGGCATGACGTGGGCTACCAGGTGGCCGAGTCACTGATGTCCATCGGCTCGGGCGGCGTGGCCGGGCTGGGGCTGGGCGACGGGCGGCAGAAGCTCTTCTTCCTCCCGGAGGCGCACACGGACTTCATCTTCTCCATCATCGCGGAGGAGACGGGGCTGATTGGCGTGGGCATCCTGGTGGTGCTGTACGGCGTGGTGCTGTGGCGCGGCGTCCGGGCCAGCCTGGCGGCGGGCGAGACGTTCGGCACGTACCTGGGCCTGGGCATCAGCTCCATCATCGCGTTCCAGGCGGCGGTCAACATGTGCGTGGCCATGGGGCTGCTCCCCACGAAGGGCCTGACGCTGCCTTTCGTGTCGTACGGAGGTTCATCGTTGGTGGTGCTGATGGGCGCGGCGGGAGTGTTGTTGTCGTTGAGCGCGAACACCCAGGGGGCCGCGAGGCCCAGCCGGGTGGGAACCGACATGCGGGAGGTGGCGGCATGA
- the murG gene encoding undecaprenyldiphospho-muramoylpentapeptide beta-N-acetylglucosaminyltransferase yields MMKVLIAGGGTGGHLFPGIALAEEVVTRHHRNEVVFVGTERGIESRVVPKEGYPLELVKVQGLKGKGFLSLLKALFALPLAFFESFRILARQKPDVVVGVGGYASGPVVLAAWLMGIPTAIQEQNALPGFTNKVLGKIVRVVFIAFDEARPFFPEKKVQLIGNPIRRKLMDNYLRSHVAHERFSVLVFGGSLGARGINQRMTEALDSLGDLKDSLHFVHQTGKNDLESVRKGYADKGFQAEVVEFIDDMSSAYARADLVVCRAGATTLAELTVCKKASILIPFPHATDDHQAVNARALVDAGAALMFRESELTGEKLAQTIRELKGHPERLKSMEKKAGLLGRPEAAKELADVCVDLMVQAWGPNGRERTPVEAEKKAPRSHS; encoded by the coding sequence ATGATGAAGGTGCTCATCGCGGGTGGGGGCACGGGCGGACACCTCTTTCCGGGCATCGCCCTGGCGGAAGAGGTGGTGACGCGGCATCACCGCAACGAGGTCGTCTTCGTGGGCACCGAGCGCGGCATCGAGTCGCGCGTGGTGCCGAAGGAAGGCTATCCGCTGGAGCTGGTGAAGGTGCAGGGCCTCAAGGGCAAGGGCTTCCTGTCCCTGCTCAAGGCGCTCTTCGCGCTGCCGCTGGCCTTCTTCGAGTCCTTTCGCATCCTCGCGCGGCAGAAGCCGGACGTGGTGGTGGGCGTGGGCGGCTACGCCAGCGGGCCGGTGGTGCTGGCCGCGTGGCTGATGGGCATCCCCACCGCCATCCAGGAGCAGAACGCGCTGCCGGGCTTCACCAACAAGGTGCTGGGCAAGATTGTCCGCGTGGTGTTCATCGCCTTCGACGAGGCGCGCCCCTTCTTCCCGGAGAAGAAGGTCCAGCTCATCGGCAACCCCATTCGCCGCAAGCTGATGGACAACTACCTGCGCAGCCACGTGGCGCACGAGCGCTTCTCGGTGCTCGTCTTTGGCGGCAGCCTGGGCGCGCGGGGCATCAACCAGCGGATGACCGAGGCGCTGGACTCGCTGGGGGACCTGAAGGACAGCCTGCACTTCGTCCACCAGACGGGGAAGAACGACTTGGAGTCGGTGCGCAAGGGCTACGCCGACAAGGGTTTCCAGGCGGAGGTGGTGGAGTTCATCGACGACATGTCGAGCGCCTACGCCCGCGCGGACCTCGTCGTGTGTCGGGCCGGCGCGACGACGCTCGCGGAGCTGACCGTCTGCAAGAAGGCCAGCATCCTGATTCCCTTCCCCCACGCCACCGACGACCACCAGGCCGTCAACGCGCGGGCGCTGGTGGATGCGGGCGCGGCGCTGATGTTCCGCGAGTCGGAGCTCACCGGGGAGAAGCTGGCGCAGACGATTCGCGAGCTGAAGGGCCACCCCGAGCGCCTCAAGAGCATGGAGAAGAAGGCGGGCCTCCTGGGCCGCCCCGAGGCCGCCAAGGAGCTGGCGGACGTGTGCGTGGACCTGATGGTCCAGGCGTGGGGCCCCAACGGCCGCGAGCGCACCCCTGTCGAAGCCGAGAAGAAGGCCCCGAGGAGCCATTCGTGA